The genomic interval GATGCAAATGCGCGGCAAGACGTTTATGGGAGCGAGCCATCTTATCGGCAGCAGGCACAAGACGGCAATAACATCGGTTCAGGCCGGCCCATCAGCCTCATCACGGCAGATGACAACGCCATGTATGTTGTCGATGAAGTAGAGAATGCCATTCAGATGTGGGACGCCCAGCGAAATTTTGTTCGCCAGATTGGCGCGTACGATCAGGGTGAAGGAAGCCTCATTGAACCCGTTGCTGTGGCTCTATCAGACGCCGGCGGGCTCTTTATAGCGGACCGTGGCAGAAATGCCATTGTTGTATATGATGCATTTGGTGGCTTTGATCGCACGATGGCTGATGGGCTGATTGCAAATGCCGAATCGCTGTTTATCCTGAATGACCTGTTACTGGTGATCTTACACGACCGGTTGCTTGTGTATCAATCACGCGGACTGCTCGAATCCACAATCGCTATCGCGCTTGACGAGCCTCTCAGAGATGCTGCCATCCACAATGGGGTGCTGTATTTACTAGGCGAGAAAACCTTGTTCAAAACCTCGTGGGCAACGCTTGCGCCATAAAAGGACGCATTCAAGGCAGAAACACGGACCGGAAACGGGAGTATCTGCAACACAAGATCAGAACTAACGCTATACGCCATCGCACTTCGCTACCACTTTATTTCAGCTTTTTCTTTCACTGGTTAGCCTTTTCCACCTCCGTGCGATTGTTCGTCTGCATGCTGTTTGTGTTTCCCGTTTTTGGGATAGCTACGGCCTGGGCGCAGGTGCCTCCTGTGCAGCAGCAGGGTGAAGTTGTAGATACGCTCCAAATTGCGCCCGGACAGGAAGTCGAATTACAGCCTTTTATCCTTGCGTCAGGCGTGGTCGTTGCACTTGATGGTGAAGTCCTACCAGCATCTGCTTACCATATCGACTATCGCTATGGTAAACTCCGGCTGACGGATACGCTAGCTGCCGGCGAACTTGTGGTCCGGTATCGCGCGTTGCCTTTTTCGTTTGATCCGGCTTATGTGAGACGACAAGGCATCACACTGGACGAGGCCTCTGATTCTTCCAATGTCATCGAAGACCTCGAGAATCAGGCTGCGCGCGCCAACCGAACGGTACAAGACCCATTCGGCAATTCGAAAGTGCAGCGTTCCGGCTCGATTACCCGAGGGATTGTAGCGGGTAACAACCGCGATGTAACCGTGGAGTCGGGGCTGCGACTGCAATTGGCCGGGGAAATTGTGGATGGTGTTAATGTCCAGGCCGTGCTAACCGACGAGAATACGCCCATCCAGCCAGAAGGCACAACGCAGCGGCTTAATGAATTTGACCGCGTGTTTATCGAGATTCAGTCGCAAAAAGGCACGGTGCAACTTGGCGATTTTGATGTGCGGTATCAGTCATCAGAGTTTGGACGGTTTACGCGGAAGCTCCAGGGGATTCATCTCTTTAGTGATATCCCGTCTCGGTCGGGAGGGGATCCCTTGCTGTCTGTTGATGTAGCCGGCGCCACCGCGCGAGGTATTTTCCGGACACAAGAAATCACGCCGATTGACGGCATCCAGGGACCTTACAGACTGGAAGGCGAGAATGGTGAGCAATTCCTAATTATTGTTGCCGGCTCAGAGGTTGTGTACCTCGATGGTGTAGCCATGGTACGTGGTGAGTCGAACGACTATGTGGTAGACTATGCAACCGGTGAAATCACTTTCACGCCAAATCGCATCATAACAAGCGATCGCCGGATTAATGTAGAATTTCAGTACACAACCAATCAATTCAGCCGGGCCCTGACCGGGGGAACGGTACAGGCCAACTTTTGGCAGGCTAAAAATGGACGCGCCCGTTCGTCTTTTGGCGTTACGTTTTTACGCGAAGCAGATGGCGACCTCTTTAATGAAGAATTTGGACTGACGACGGCGGATTCGCTGCAGATTATAGCTGCCGGCGATGGACTGGCGCAGCGCTCTGGTGCTGAACCTGTGGTATATGATCCTGAAGCGCCATACGTGCAATATGTGCTCGAAACGATACCCGATGGGGCTGGCAGTACGGATAGTATTTTTGTTGCCCTGGATGCACAACCCGCTGATTCAGTTGAGGTGTTTCGTGTTCGATTTACGCGGGTGGGGACACGGACTGGGAGCTACGTCCGACTTGGTCGTGGCGTGAATGGCATCCTGTATGAATACCGAGGGCCAGGAGAAGGCGACTATGAGCCCGTGCGGGTATTGCCTAAGCCGGCAAATCGCAATTTGCTCGATTTCAATGGCAGGTTAGAGCCGTTCCCATTTGTTGAGGTTTTTGGGGAATGGGCCCGTTCTTTCAACGATCAGAATAGCTTGTCGAGTGTCGACAATGCCGATGACATCGACCATGCGTTCAAAACAGGTGTCCGCATAAAGCCTGTGCCGCTCAATTTGGGTTTTGAAGAAAATGGGCACATCGAAGCAGAAGGATATCGGCGCGAAATTGGGGCAGACTTTGCTTCTTTTGACCGCATCCGGCCTGTAGAATTTGGGAGGAAGTGGAATTTGAATGAGCGGGCTGTAACGGCAACGGGTGGTGTTCAGGGTGCTGGCGATGAGCGCATAGATGAGGGGAGTCTATCTGTCTACCTGAAACCTGATGCATTTATACGCGGTGAGGCCGGCCGCATTGATTTTCAGGATGCCTTTAACGGACAGCGCACTGCGCTGGTAGCAGGTTTTGAGGACTACCTGAATTACACCGTTGAATCTATTCGTAGCGAAGACGCGCTGCTGGCAGAAGAAGGCAGTTGGTTTCGGCAACGCGGAGAGCTTGCCTTGCCGCTGTTGGGGCGCCGCTTGCGCCCGACTTTTGCGTTTGAGCAGGAGCGCCGCCGCCAACGCGCCGCCGGCACCGACAGCCTGACCATGGCTTCAATTTCTTTTGTTGAATACCGACCAGGCATAGCGTGGGCCACCGATAGGCTTGAGGCTGCGCTTACGATGGAATACCGCGATGAAGACGGCTGGGCAATGGGCGAATTGCGCGATGCCTCGCGGGCCTGGACATACCAGTCACAGTTTAATTTTCGCCCGGACAATGTGTTTAATACGGACGGCAGTGTCGGGTACCGGGTCAGGCGATTTAGTGAGTTCTTTCAAACCAATTTCCAGCAGAAAGATGCTGAATCTGTTTTGCTAAGGTGGAATACACAGTGGCGTCCTTTGAAGCGGGCCATTGAGTTGGTCACGCGTTATGAAGCCGCAACCGAACGGACGCCAACACTCCAGGAGATCTATATCCGGACCGGCCCGGAATTGGGGCAGTATGTGTGGGAAGACTTTAATGGGGATGGGGCCATTCAGATCGATGAATTTCTGCCGGAGCGTACACCAAATGAGGGTGCTTATGTTAAGACGTTCATTCCTTCGGACAGCCTCGCGTCGATCGTGAGTGTACGCGCCCGGGTACGGTTGCAGTTGGAGCCTTCCCGCATTTGGGGGAAAGAATCGACAGGGTTAAAACGTGCACTGCGGCAAGTGTCATCGCGGACGACCTTTGAAGTGCAAGAGAAAAGCCGCGAGTCTGACATTGCGCGTATCTATCTGCTCAATCTTGACGAATTCCGGAATCCACTCAATACGCTGAATGGCCGTATCCGAGTCAGCCAGGATTTTCTGTTTTTCAGGGCGATTCCTCGTGTTGGATTGGATGTGCGCTTTAATCAATTGCGTAGTTTGTCGGAGTTGGCTGCCGGCGAAGAAACGCGGTTCTTGAATGTATGGGCGGTTGAGGGACGGTATGCGGCCTCACGTAAATGGGGATTGAAACTGCGAGCAGAAACGGAAGCCAATAGGCTCGGGAGTGAATCATTTGCATCACGCAGGTACAACATCGAAGGGTTGCGTGTGTCCCCGGAGATATCGTTTAGCCCGTCGAACAGCCTATCGTTTGTGACATCAGGCGAGTGGGCGAATAAAACGGATCGGGTTGGAAGCCGGGAAGCGCGCGTAGTGAAGTTGCCATTCGAAATGCGAATCAGGAAAGTGCGCAAAGCACAGGTCAGCGCACGTTTCGAAGTTGCCTTCGTATCCCTGGATGGCGATGCGTTGGGGCTTTCACTCTTTGAGCTAACCGATGGCCGGGGGCCGGGTACATCGTACCTGTGGGGACTGGGTGGCGATTATACCTTGAATCAATTTCTTCGCCTTTCATTTGCGTATGATGGACGCGCGCCGGCAGATGCTCCTACGTTACACACCTTGCGGGTGCAAATGAGTGCGCTGTTCTAGGATTGGTTGGAACCGTAAGTTTTGAATGCGCGCAAAGCTTCTGTGATTTCCTGCTCAGAAAGGTGGACGGGCGTCCCGGCTTGTAAAGCAAGGATGTACTGTTGTGCGAGCAATTCCAGTTCATAGGCAAGGTTCACGGCCTTTGCCAAATCTTTGCCCGTTGTGATTGCCCCATGGTTGGCCAGTAGACAGGCTGAGCGTGCCGCAAGGGCGTGCATAATATTATCTGACAAGTCCTGGGTGCCGAACAATGCATAGGGCGCACAGCGAACAGAGTCACCGCCAAACAATGCTATCATGTAGTGCACTGCCGGTATAGCCTGCCTGTTGATAGCGAGCGCAGTTACGTGTGGCGCATGGATGTGCACCACGGCGTTGACTTCAGGGCGGTGCCGCAAGATGTCGCGATGAAATCGCCATTCCGAAGAAGGGCCTGGGTTTTGCTCAAATGGCGGCGCGCAATCCAGTGGTAGGTACACGAGATTTTCAGGTGAAACGGTCTCTGATGGGACACCTGATGGTGTAATCAGGAAGCCGGCCCCGTATCGCACGGATACATTGCCTGACGTGCCGCGGCAAAGGCCATTGGCAAACAGTTCCTGGTAGTGTTGTACCAAGGTTTGGCGTGCTTGTGCTTCAGGCGCCGGCAGCGTGTTAGATGAAGAGGACACCGCTATACATTATCAGAAACAGGCGGTACAGGCTGGGCCCATTCGTCGTACCGTTCCCTCCGAATCTTGATGCCGGCATCGCGCAGCTTTTGCTCCAGGTTTTCATACCCTCGGTCGAGGTGGTACACACGAAGCACATCCGTTTCGCCTTCTGCAACCATTCCTGCCAGCACGAGGGATACGCTGGCGCGCAGGTCGCTACTCATTACCTGGGCACCTTTTAGCTGGTGGCCGCCTGATATATGGGCAACGTTGTTTTCAACGCGCGCCACAAGTCCCATACGCTGCAGCTCGGGAATGTGCTTGAACCTGTCGAGGTAAATAGTTTCAGTGACCGTTGACGGACCATCCGCCTGGGCCATAAGGATGGTCCATTGGGCCTGAAGGTCAGTTGGGAAGCCGGGATAGACGGCCGTGGTGATGTCGACGGGCAAGATTTTCTCTGGTACAACAACTTCGGTTACATCTTCACCATAGGTAGTTTTAGTCCCGGTGGCAGCAAACGCTTCTTTGAATGCGTTGCCCAGTTGTTCGTGTTCTGCATTTGTAATTCGGATGGTATCGCCTGGCTCGCCTGCAATGGCAGCTGCAATCATAAAAGTACCGAGTTCGATACGGTCAGAGCAGTTCCGAATGGGGCTAGCCTGAAGCTGGTCGACGCCTTCGATTTCAATGGTTGTTGTGCCGAGTCCTTCAATACGAGCGCCAAGGCTAAGCAGTGCCTCGCCAAAAGTGATGACGTCCGGCTCGCGTGCAGCATTTTCAATGCGTGAGGAGCCACGGGCCAGTGCTGCTGCCAGCATGAGGTTAACGGTTGCGCCTACGCTTGAAGGTTCAAGCCGGTAGCTTCCGCCAGGGAGCCGGCCGCCTGGTGCGCGTGCCACGACGTACCCTTGCTCCAGGTCAATTTCAGCTCCCAATGCCTTGATGCCCTCGATGTGGAGGTTCACAGGTCGAGGGCCCCATGCGCAGCCGCCAGGGAGTGAAACCCGAGCCTCACCACATTTACCCAACAAGGCACCCAGCATATAAAAGGAGGCCCGCATTTTCTTGACGAGCTCATAAGGTGCTTCCGGGATGGAAAGCGTTGAAGGATCAACCGTTACAACGGCAGCCTCTTTGTCAAAATTAACATTTGCACCCGTATAAGAGATGATTTCTGAAAGCGTACGAACGTCGCGAACATTGGGTACGTTTTCAATTATCACGGGCCCATCAGCCAGCAGTGCACCGGTTAACAGCGTAAGCGCTGTGTTTTTAGAACCACTTACTGGCAGGTCGCCTTTTAATCGGTGAGAGCCTGTTACAACGAGTTTATCCATTTCAGCACTAAGGTCATTTGAGATAGGTTGCAAAATTGTACGCATTAGATAAAAATCGTTTCAGGTGACAGGAATCCGTTTTGGCGAGAAGTGCGTTAAGCCGTACGGGTTGTAGTACCGGGTAGCACGCCCACTGCAATCCGAGTACCAATATTTTTATCCTGGTCGATCAGGTAGGTCCTGTCTATTGAACAAGCGACAAATATATCTTGACCATGCAGCAACTACACCCCTCGATGCACGGGTGCTGGAAGCGATGGTGCCATACCTGAAAGAGCAGTATGGCAATGCCTCTTCTGTTCATGCACTGGGTCGAAAAGCGCGCTTTGCTGTGGAAGAAAGCAGGGAGCACATTGCTGCTATACTGGGTGTGATGCCTGGCGAGATTGTGTTTACCAGTGGAGGCACTGAGTCGAATAACACGGCTGTAAAAGGTGCCCTGAAGCAAGCTGAGCGGTTGTTGGTAACGTCAGTTGTGGAGCATGAAGCTATTCTTACACAGGCCCACAGTTTGCAAAAAGCCGGCAACGAAGTGAAACTTCTTCCGCCAGGCCGGCACGGCCGGCTCACTGCATCAGACATAGTAGCCCTTGATCTGCCCGCTGGTAGCATCGTTTCCCTGATGCATGGCAACAACGAAACAGGGAGCCTTTCAGACGTGGCAGCCATCGGTGCGTATTGTGCAAAGCAAGAGATCCTTTTCCATACGGATGCTGTGCAAACAGCAGGGTTGTATGATCTTCAGTCGATTATAGAAGAAGTTGAC from Bacteroidota bacterium carries:
- the murA gene encoding UDP-N-acetylglucosamine 1-carboxyvinyltransferase — its product is MRTILQPISNDLSAEMDKLVVTGSHRLKGDLPVSGSKNTALTLLTGALLADGPVIIENVPNVRDVRTLSEIISYTGANVNFDKEAAVVTVDPSTLSIPEAPYELVKKMRASFYMLGALLGKCGEARVSLPGGCAWGPRPVNLHIEGIKALGAEIDLEQGYVVARAPGGRLPGGSYRLEPSSVGATVNLMLAAALARGSSRIENAAREPDVITFGEALLSLGARIEGLGTTTIEIEGVDQLQASPIRNCSDRIELGTFMIAAAIAGEPGDTIRITNAEHEQLGNAFKEAFAATGTKTTYGEDVTEVVVPEKILPVDITTAVYPGFPTDLQAQWTILMAQADGPSTVTETIYLDRFKHIPELQRMGLVARVENNVAHISGGHQLKGAQVMSSDLRASVSLVLAGMVAEGETDVLRVYHLDRGYENLEQKLRDAGIKIRRERYDEWAQPVPPVSDNV
- a CDS encoding class II aldolase/adducin family protein, with protein sequence MSSSSNTLPAPEAQARQTLVQHYQELFANGLCRGTSGNVSVRYGAGFLITPSGVPSETVSPENLVYLPLDCAPPFEQNPGPSSEWRFHRDILRHRPEVNAVVHIHAPHVTALAINRQAIPAVHYMIALFGGDSVRCAPYALFGTQDLSDNIMHALAARSACLLANHGAITTGKDLAKAVNLAYELELLAQQYILALQAGTPVHLSEQEITEALRAFKTYGSNQS
- a CDS encoding NHL repeat-containing protein — its product is MLRTVHQKCVTTALLLLLAGSAVAQPVDQEIRVQDLEAVAFFEEAVAVDIDPAGVVYVVDAGAHHIAKISAEGKVLQHLGGPGEGEGQFDTPADVDVTNGLVLVVADAANGRVQRFSREFLFLESLNIDDDANARQDVYGSEPSYRQQAQDGNNIGSGRPISLITADDNAMYVVDEVENAIQMWDAQRNFVRQIGAYDQGEGSLIEPVAVALSDAGGLFIADRGRNAIVVYDAFGGFDRTMADGLIANAESLFILNDLLLVILHDRLLVYQSRGLLESTIAIALDEPLRDAAIHNGVLYLLGEKTLFKTSWATLAP
- a CDS encoding cysteine desulfurase family protein; protein product: MNKRQIYLDHAATTPLDARVLEAMVPYLKEQYGNASSVHALGRKARFAVEESREHIAAILGVMPGEIVFTSGGTESNNTAVKGALKQAERLLVTSVVEHEAILTQAHSLQKAGNEVKLLPPGRHGRLTASDIVALDLPAGSIVSLMHGNNETGSLSDVAAIGAYCAKQEILFHTDAVQTAGLYDLQSIIEEVDLLSVSAHKFYGPKGVGCLVVTRNAELATLIEGGAQERRRRGGTENVAGIVGMAHALALAVEERAVRVAHLRVLKRRLISALEGLLDAGSYVLNTSPQEEESIPHIVNVAFKPVDGKAMDGEMLILNLDLEGVMVSSGSACTSGAIEPSHVLLGLGLDQDTAAAAVRFSLGKDTTSEDIDYAVDKLGTIIKRMR